GAATGACCTATACATTATAAACCCACAAAGGACTAATTGACATTGCGCTATATAATCTTAGTAGGTAGTTAAGTCTGTCTTCAGAATGGGCTGATGGAATATAACCGTTGTCTTAATATGTAGAGAGGAGCAGCAGAATTGgaatatatgaaaaatgatgGTCATATCTAGGAGgtagaaagaaaaacaagtaatGTTCATCCAAAAAAATGAGAAGGTAAGGCAACTATACTGAATTATGAGGGAATCCTGCATAGCGGAATTAAATGATTAAACATCTGTTGAAGATAGACAATTCTGATTTTAGATAAGCTATATAGCCAAATAGAACCCAAGTGTTGATGCTGAGAAGATGGAAGTAAACTATTTCAGAATGTTTGAAATAGGGTGAAGGTATAAGATTAGAGGAGGAGGTGAATCATAGTTGCATATGAAGATCGACTTTTAAAGTAGTAAATGCAGATAGAGGGATTTAGATGGAGGTTATTTATTTAGAGTGTATGTGTAGAAATGATGTCTCAGCTTTGATTGTATCTGCAGTGGTCAGGAAATGAGGAGGGACCAAATAATAAGTATATTTGAATAAGGATGGGCAGGGGTAGTATGCAACTATTGTGTCTGTGCAGAAATAGCAATGTTAGATAATCTTAGCAGGCAGTTAAGTCGGTCATAAAGATGGGCTAATGGAATATAACAGTTTTGTGAAATGCGATGACAGTACTATGCAGAGAGGAGCAGCAGAATTGGAATACAAGCAAGGTGATGGTCATATCTAGAAGGTAGAAAGCAAAAAAGTAATTTTCAGACAAAAAATGAGAAGGTGAGGCGACTATACTGAATTATGTGGAGGATCCTGCATAAAGGAATTAAATGATTAAGCATCTGCTAGACAATTCTGATTTTAGATAAAACTCTAAATCATGTTACAATACTTCAGAACTACATCCTGGATACGTTATATGAATAATCCCTAACCTGGGAATCTAAAATTACCTTATAATGGGACCCTAGGCACACACAATGCACGAGGCAAGGGTGTGCCAActgtataattcaaaatttaacgaATTTCATCAGTGATATATATTTGTAAGGTACTAAAAATATGCAACACTCACCTCAGCACACTGTTCTTCAATTTCATGTTTTAGCTTCAGAACATACTCACTGCTAACATCCATATTATTCAAAGCTGTTGCAATTTCTGTACCTGTCTTTTGCACACCAACACCACCAAAGAACAACTTTGCACCAAGGTTTGTCTCTCTTATTTTTTGCTGCAAGGCTTCATGGTATTCATTGCCGAGCAAACTGCTGGCACCACTCAAAACGGCAACAACAGAACTGATATTGGAAGTGGATATTGCCCTCCGCAGGCAACTCTGCAATACATAAAACACATCATCCACCATGGAAGTGGTAAGGCTGTCAGGCACTTGTTCATCGATCCTTATTGCTTTCCTGACATTCTCCAACATGAAAAATCCCTCCAAAATGACATAAAAACCGGTTAAATCTTGTGCAACCTTGCTGAAACTGCCACTCCGGAAAGCCTTGGTGGCACGAGGAAGCAACTCAGGATCAATAGAAGTAAGCCCTTTGATCTTTGAAATCATGAATTCGGTGTAATCCTCACCAAGCTGCATAAGGGAGAGAATCTCCTCCAAATATAACTCAACCTCTCGTGGGTCAGGACCCTCAGGACCTCCTCCAACAGCAAGCAAACTGGTGTTGTGTGCATTTATCTCAGAGGACAACTTGGCCAACTTCCTATACTCCATATACTTGTTCAAAATCGCAGAACCACGAGAATCACACTCCTCCTGAAGCTCACAGATGGCATATACAATACCATCCTCACCACAAAGACCACTCAAGATCTCACTATTCTCCTCAATTGCCAATACAATGTCCTTAAACAAATTGGTCAAACAACCAACAAAATTGACATTTCGCTGATCCATTGTCTCCACCAACTGCTCAAACTCCATTCTTGACCTCATTGCAATCACCTTCTTCAAGTACCCAACATAGACCTGCAATCCTTCCTCCTCCACACCCAGTGGGGTGAAGAGACGAATGAACCTGAGCAATGACTGATCCAGGTTCAGCATCATGGAACAAGTTTTTTCCTTAACATAATATCAAGTTCAATTTCTATGACCTCAatgcaaaaatatatataaacattagcatccaataaaattaatcattgtAAGAATGggtattaaagtaaaaaatgttaaagtaaACAAACTAGCTGTAAAACTAATGATAGGAATTTCTAATACTTTTGATAAACAAAGATgctcttctaaaataaaatgcCATGTTTGATGACTTTAAATAAGCTTTACAACTGCAACATAAACTAAACTTGGAAAAACTACGAAAACAAACCTAACTTTTAGAATAAATAGTCTTAAATAGGCTTTGTTGTAAACCTAGTTCCTAGATGTACCACTTAGAATTCTCTTCTCTTTTGTCTCATACATTGTATCTGATGTATCTAAAATGACTATATATATGAAATCCTAAGAGAGGGAAACacactttcaaattcattctaaTTTTCTTGAGCATTTTTCTTAAGTTGGTTTCAGAGCAAGTCAGTCCCGCTCTGCTACACTGAACGGTTCATTCTCCTTTGGTTCGTTGATTCCAGATTCAATAACACTACGGTACTCCTTTCATCGAAGTAGATTCTCCATGAGTAAACTCCAGTGACCATAGTCTCCACCAAATTTGGGCGAGGTAAAATTGCTTGATTCTGCCGTTTCACTTTCTTCATTCACTCTAGTGTTTTTTCCTCTCATACACTCTTGCTTAACTCACTCCAGTGTTTTCTTTCTCAAACACTGTATCAGGCCCACGGTGGAGCTCTGACACCAAGTGTAAAAGTAATGATCGGAACTTCTAATATTTCTGGTAAATAAAGATGCCCTCATGAATAAAATGCAAAGTCTGATGAGTTTAAACAAGCTTTAGAACTGCATCGTAAACTACACCTCGAAATTACTAGGAATAGCAACCCtaacaaactaaaataattcaaatactcATCTAGCGCTTTTGAAACCAGCTTATTAAAGACTATTTTCTAATGAAGATTCCAACACCAACCAAATATAACAATTTGCAATTGGATGACAGAATTCCagtgaaaaaaaatatgcataCACTGTTTGCTCTTATCtgtaatatatatgtatatgcatTACTCTCATAATTCAagataaaggaaaaaaagagatCCATGACTGAACCTGAGAATGGCGGGGTGGTCGCGCTGATCCACAGCGGCAGAGAGCTTCTTCCTTACAATTCCCTCCAACTGCTTCTTTGCTTCCAACAAGCGATCCCTCTGAAGCTGATCGGAGCCGGAATCCTTGTATTGAGCGTCGATCTGCAGGAAGGTCTGGACGTAGCGCGCGGCGGACTCATAGTCCTCATCCTCGAGGGCACGGTGGACGCCTTCGAGGGAGTTGGCGCGCTCTACGATGGCATCGATGCGGAGGAGCGTGTTGCGGACGCGCGACTGCGCCAGGTCAAGCTCCCGCACCTTGCGGCTGACCTGGTCAGCGAGGTCGGAGGTGGAGGCGACGTTGGAGAGCATGTATTCAGCGTCGGAGTTGACAATGTCGAGGACGTCGGAGGAGCGCTGGAGCTGGAGAAGGTGACGGTCGAGGTCAGTGCGCTGCGAGAGAAGCTCGTCGAGTTCAACGTCGACAGCTCTCTGGTGAGCGATGCACTCATGGAGGAGGCGCGTCATGGCGCCGACGTCGGTGAGGGAACGGACATATTCGACGGCATCCGCCGTGCCGAAATTAATTGAGCCGCCGAGGGTTTCTTCGTCCGCTACATTACTCCCGTTGGCCTCAGGCGTAGTCCCCATCTTTCTCACACCATCAATTGCTCAACCTACAATCACGTTATCTTTTTCAGATCGGATATCAAATAACTGAACGTTCAGACGGAAATTCTACTGTTTAAAACGATGCttgtactattttttttaaaaataattaagaaaacacAGTTAAATTTAAaccacaacaaaaaaaaaaaaaacaagaacaaaatgtCATATTTTTTAACACAACTTTCTTACTAGAAATTGAAATTTAGATCATGATCACAATTTAGTTAAATTATGTccactttaataattattttaaaagggtTTGCAtagaaatgtaaaaaaaaagcTGATGAGTTCAGcttcaattaatattaaaaaaatatattttgacaccatctcttaataaaataattacttaataacttttttattaacaCAATAGTAGTGAAATCattaaattcttatatttattattatataaatataataaattgttaaGGGGTTTAGGATGAATTTATCTTTAGCCAACAAAATATTAGTAAGTATAAACCTATggaatctaaaaatatttaacctaAATTTGCGTTAAGTGTTAATGTTTTTTTGTCATGTTTTAGGACAATAATTAAGAGGTTCTAACAGAACTCTTTACACAAAAATTAATTCCAATCTTAAAAATGTTCATAATTTAAACAAGGTAgaaaaatttagtaaaattatgTGGCAAATTAATGAAGCAGAATCAACAAAACTAACTATTATTAATAACTTAAATCAGCTTAAGGTTGAATCATTGGgtaacatattaaaattaaaagttcattATTGGAGTATTAACATGAAAATGTAAGTTCTTATATAATAAGGTGAGgaagttcttttattttatgcaaataatattaatttatgacAATCAAGCATCTCACATATTGCTTCtaatatgattttcttttagataaccatacattaaaaattatcatttcaaaaaaGAGAAGAACAATTAAGGGACATCTTTGTTAACTTGATCAACTAATCATCTCTTTACTAAATATTTGATTCTTTGTTTTGACGGcacaatgaaaaataaaataaaaattaaaagatgaaattgtttaaaataagtgaagaaaaaattaaaaataagtagaAAATGATATAAccttatttactattttaaattttttataatgatgtGGAATTTTCCCAAacaaattcaatgaaaaaaacaaacatttacCCCGCAAACATCACACAATAAGAACAACAATAAATGATTAAAGAAAGGAaggaaatcaaataaaataaaatcatttattccTTTAACATtacctttttaataatttattaccataataacaaaaaagtttaatatttttttttacctcaGAATTTATAACAActgtttaatgtttttctttaatttttcttttacttaatataattctaatatttattaaaagaagtgAATGTAGTCTCTTCCTTTATAGCAAAAGTAATCTCCATCCTCTTTAAACAACACAGAAGAATTTGATCATCAATAGGTCTATTCAGATCAAAGAAGGCTTTTTATATAAGTTACAAACTTGTTCTTGCATCAGACAGAGCTTAAACACAGACAACCTATTCAAGACATTTAAGCAATATGGAATTGGTTCAGATCTACACCAGGGAATTTACATAATCTACATGTAGCTAGTACTATACAAAGAAGACACCAAAAACCTCCTAGTTTGCTACATTTCAATTATGGAGAAACCTTGTTCTGGGAAGATATCAAGCTATATGTCAGTTAACATGTCAACTTCAGAAGTGAGGAAATCTTCAAATTCCAGATCCATCTGCACAGAGCAGTTCAACAAAGTAAACAGACAagtgaaataaaacaaaaaatcaaaacatgAAACATTTGACATTTGCATGTTACCAACCTTTGCTTGACTATATGCTAGCTTCATTCTTCTGTATTCTTCTTGAGCTTTCTTAGAACGGAACATGGCCTGCACACGTACGACCGACCTCTCGACACGTTCTTCGGCTTGTTTCAGGCCAGTCCTGAAGAATTCCTCCTCTACACCGTCTTCCTGCTCCCCATCCTCAGCAGAATTAACCTGGAGACCTCGAAAGCCTTTCCTCTTTAACCGCCATCGCAGAATTGCTTTCTCTAACACCCCAACAGACCATATGATCTTTTTATATTGCCTCCGGACTTGAAAGCCCCTGAAAGCAGCCTGCAATGAAAACATATGTACCGTGAACCTTTTCCAGGGTATAAATTGTATTATCAACTCAAGCTGTTGGTCTAACCAAACaatcaaaatacattttcaagTATCATTGTTGTTATCTACCACTGCACTTCCAATGGGAATGTTAGTCCATTCCCAGATTCAGAAATCACATTACACGGCATGTTTACTAAAGACAATGAAGAATAATAGACAAGAAGAGAAGGTCTTACTTGGATTTTAATAGCCTGACGCCGCATATTAAGAAATTCTCTACGGATTTTCCGTGTCCGGAATCTATGCTGAATTCGAACAGCAGCTGCATTTGATTTCTTTGTCTCATACTTGCGAAAGGCATGTTGAATCTTCATTGCTGCTACTATACGACGTGCTTGATGCTCTGGGGTGTTTAATTCAACAGCCTTGTATCGTAGATTTAGCTCATGCTCCTTATATGCAGCTTGAATGCGTGCAGCTGCCCCAGCAGCGGTACGGTAAGCTGCCAATGTCTCCTTTAAGTAGAGCTGGTCCTCAGTAAGTTCTTGAGTGTTTACTACATCAGTTGAGCTAGTGTCCAGTGTGCCACTGATATTTCCAGCCAAGCTCATGTCATTGAACTGCTCAACCAGAGACTTTTCGGAAAGGTAAGCAGCTAAGCCATCATAGCCCTTCGTATAAGCAAGATCAGCAGCAGTACACCCACCAGGATTTTTCGGAGTAGGATCTGTGACCAGGTTTGGCCTTGCCCCAGCGGACAGCAGAGTTGCAACCATTTTCTCCCTGcagaaacaaaaatgaaaagttcGTTCAGGCTCCCTACTGGATTAAAAGGAGGGAAAAAAAGCATACAAGAAAGTATTGTTATATGGAAACTGAAAAGATCATTTGGTGTCTAATTTCATGAAAACATCATAGAGATTATTGTTTATCTTTATaatgaaaatggaaaataaCTTGAATATGAAGTCTAGTCAAAATGATTTTAAGGTCAATGTGGTTGCAGATAGGGTAATGGTTCAGATAAGTAAGGTATCgatgtatcatacattccataATAAGCTGCCCAATGAAGAGCTGTCCATCCAAATTTGTCACGGAAATCTAGTGACAAGCCTGACCAAGAAAATAAGGAGATTGCCCAACTATATCCAAGCATTGCACACAAATGAAGTACACCTTGCCCTTGTGCATCATATTCAGTACTCTTGCTGCCTACAACAATTCGTTCTAAAAGCCATtcctttaatttgtttttcaatgcaATTTCAAACAAGCTATCTTTTACTTGTGGAAATGGAGTTGTTTGCTCGTCAATTGACTTCATCAAGAATTGCCAGCTTTTGGAGATAAATGATGTTTTGATGGAAAATCTGCTAGCCTCTTTCAGAGCATTTGGTGATACTGTATTTGAGAAAATATCAAGGATCTTGTCGGTAGAAAAGAGCAAATGAGCAAGCCTCATCTGAAGTCGAAATTCATTCCAGTTGTATTTCTCTTCCATTGAAGCAGTTGGATCATGCAGAATGGGAGTACGATACTCAAAATTAACAACATGGCTAATAGGCTTGTGGCCATCAAAGCTCAAATAGATATTGACCAATCCTGGGGAGTGTGGTGGCACCCAGCATCGGTAAACCCCGACCTGAACAATTTCTACAGGAAAACTTACATCACCACAGACACACACTAGGTTGAACTTTGCAAGGTGTTGATAGTCACTATGAAAATATCCAGTTATCAGGACCTGCAAGATGTAAAGAGACATAAAATGTTTACTTATAAttgcaaaaatataaaataaaaaacggtAGTCAGAATGCTAATGGTGCCTGCTGAAAATGAAAGTTTGTGCTCATCATTAAGTTTTCAGTTTCATAATGAAACTTTGAAATTCCACAACTATACTAAGTTATCAAAGACTGAATGAAAATGTAGACAAATAAACTAAGAAACTATATTTTACATTTAGTGCTAAAGGATACAATTATAACACAAAATAATTACTAGCAATAAGACATGTGAGAGACAAAAGGAAACCTTTGTTTTCTCAGTGGAAGATGCCCAAGCAGGGGACACTTCTGTGAGATTAAATACTTGTTCAGGCAAAGAAGATAGCTGATTATCAGCCACCAGTGATAAATATGGTTCACGAACAGTAGAAATTGATGTTGCGAGAGCTGACTCGTCTATGGAACATGGTGCATCTGACATGATGTTCATCCACGTTCCAAAGCTGTCCTGACTTTGCAAGCCTTCATTGACCAAAGTGCCCAAGGTGTCAAAACCACAAGGAGATTTAGGACTATTTTTAAGCAGATTAACACTTTCTGAGAAACTGTAAGGAACACTATTGCTCCTATAAATTGAGTTATATTACCTAAAGAAGGAACTTCTGCCGAAGGAGTACCAGATACCTGCTAACAAAAGCCGAATATAGGTTACAACAGCAACTATCACAAAGAAAGTATCACTGGAAAAATACAGAAAGAAGGAGCAGTACaagattataatatatttaagagacaattttatttatataaacaataatCCTATATGCTTCGTCTATTTATAAGAATGTTTTTAATGTCAATTTCAgtgatatataaaatatattatctagTACATCTATAAGTGCCAAAGATATATATTACGCCAATGTACCCCAAGATTTGCGCTATTTTCCTCCATTTCAAGGAATACCTTACACTTCCCATACTTTTGTTTTACTTAGTTTCTCTcggattaaatttttttataagtatccATGCAGTTGACAAACTCACCCTCACAAGCTAGCTACTAAGGGAGCATCCCATTATACTCGAGGTGGAACTTTGGCACCTCATAAGACCCAATTCCTTATCATAGAAATGTCCCAGAGAGTCAACCTGTTAATGACTTTCACTCTGATACTTTACATGATGATATTTCACTCAACTTCTTGTTTAAAACCCACCACACCAGTCAAAACCTTTGGTAGGTAGCCGTTTCCTAGACATGGACAACTAGCTCTAATATACTAAGTTAACAAGTACTCGAAAACTTGGGAAACCCACCATCAAATGCTAGTTATTAAGAGGGGAAACTCAAACACTTGAATACTTCaccaaaaatttatattaataaatgtgGGACCTTGGGACCAATAATGCCCAATCTCTATCATTTTTCTAAGAAAACGAACTAATATTCCCATAAAGCATTAATGAAAAAACTTGACACAGCTTAATAAAGAACATAACTGAAATAAAGGCATTAGTATCTTACATTGTCAAAGCTTCCACTAAGTAAactttgattttgttgatatgaATGTAAAACATTGCCTGCCAAAAGTAAATTTAAGATATAAATACCAAGGTTCTTTCACGATAAATAATCGGTTCTGTTAAAACACAAATAGTTACCTCCATTAGATGTAGTAGAAGTGTTGACATTTGAAACAACTAGGTCATCCCATTCAAGTGTATTAATCTCATGAAGCTTCTCTTCATAACTTTTAACTGTTAAATTGTCATTAAGCTCTGTTTATTTCAAAAAAAGTAGAAGGTATGAGGATATATACCTAGTCAAGGAAAGAAAGCAGCAGTACGTATGACAGCAACAGTAACAAAACATATGGGATCATTAGATCATAACCAATAAAAGGACTATTATTTATGGTTTCCTTTGGAAAGATGCATAAGACTAAAGTCACGGGACCGGAAggaatgaaaattttcaatgtaTGAAGACATTATTCTCTTTATCTTAACTTATTATTCTgcttcttattttatttttcctaaccAACACTTAGCATCTGAATATAAGCTCGCAATATCACAAAGAAATGTAACAAGTCATTCATATTGAAAGCCTTATGAATATAACTTGTAAGAACGTGGACTAGAATCATCTAAAAGTTATTTCTCACCAGCACTGAAAGCACTTTTCGCCCCAGAATCTAAGTCTTCTGCTAGAACCCAAGATGCCGCAGGGTCAGAGACAGAACTTGAATTTGAATTTACAGGTGTAACAGGAGAACTTTGCAATTGTATCTGTATCATAAACCACCACCAAACTTTTAAGGTTAGAAAACCAAATTATTCAGTAACTAGTTCAAATGAGAAAGCGTAAATGGCACATATCCAAAATTGGAAGGAAAAGGCTCCTCTAAATTAAGTAAGGATGTATACACCTttgatttaatttgaattagagTGTTATTTTACTACAGTTTTAGGTGGATACACCCCTTGCTCACTTTAGACACAAACTCTCTAGAGGAGCTTTTTCTTACATTGAGATGCCTTTAAACATATGCATTGGCAAACAACACCGCATATTTCCAGCCAGACCTATTATTCCCCCTCCCCTCcccaaataaaaaagaaaaaataaataaaacaaccaaagcAATTCGCATgagaataaatgaaattttcaaCCACACAAATTTACAAACAGTGTGACACTATTCTTATAGACAACTTTCGGCATTCAGACATCAAATAATCAGGTCCGTAGTGCGAGCTCTAATACCAACAAAACAGAGACAAGAAACAATCTTTTGGACTGAAAAGCTTGTTTGGAAGGACTCAAAGAGGTAATATAAGTAAAAGATTTCATGGAAAACAATAAACTAATCTAACACATTTTTAGCCTCTATATCGTAAGATTTCTATAATCTTATCACAATTTCAGCAATACAATCTTATCATAATCTCTACAATATACTGataatatatgctttttctATCAGGCAAATCAACATGCACTTAGCAAATCTTAGTCCTCATTTGGGCATGAAGTTAAATTTTGTAGAGGAAtaaggaagaaagagaatgacTAACACAACCTCTCGTGTTTCACGATAATGAACAAGGACTATGTGCTCCAAATTCCTGAAAACAAAACCATTCCAATTGTAACTCACTGcaaagttatttttattctatttttgataaaaaatgaaagaaatacaTAACCCCTGTTACTAACTCAGTCACAAATAAAGACATACACGATATATTGGACTTGGGAACCTAAAGTCAAGCAAAACATACTTATCAAGCAACCAATAACATCTACGGACGAAGGTTGGGTTATCTTGGCCATGTGCATAATATACATGGATCCTTTCTTCATTGCCAACCTGAttgaagaggaaagaaaaaagaataaaggaaTGCAAAAAAGTAGACACGTGGATAATTAGTGACTGAATTAAACATTagaatttaatataacaaaaaactgttgaaagagaagttgataatagaaaaaatatagtGTAATATGGAGACAAGAATAAAGAGGAAGCATAGTTTATCCCTCCTGTCACTTAATgagaatgataaaaataaactaaattactTTTTTCAATCCCTCTATTTATTTACAAAGTTCAATTTGGCCtctctattttaaaaatatttagtttggtCCCCCAATTTTTAGACTTAATGCAATGCAGTCCTCCTCGGTCCTCTTGGTCAAGCCAAAACTAATGGTGTTAGAATTTAAAACTAGTGGCAGTTTTCAACAACCActgttattttaattagtaaaagattaaaaaatataataagtttaaaacTGCAGATGAACAAAGCATAGATAATGTGATATAAATCTATTAATAATCCTAATTCTAATAGAAATTGTTCTGGTCGAGGGTCAGTGTTAAAGAATTTTGGATCCTTGTATGAATGGGCTAATCTTTTTGTTACAATGGTATCGAGTCTTGCAACAAACCCAACGTCTCGAATTTGAACCTTGTTGAGGCTCCTATTCCTACAAAGGGAAGTCCCGAATTCACCTGGCTGCCAGGTGTCGGCCTCTGAAAGAGGGGCCTTTGCGAAGGAAATTTGGATCCTTCTATGCATGGGTTAACCATTTTGTAACAATTGTATGAGTAAGTACCCGATTCCTTGATATTAGGCGGTGGGTTATCTTTGAAATTTTAGCTATGATTTTAACTGACTGAACAAACTACCCATTCACCTTCCAGACAACTAAACTACATTAATCATAAATAGAAACCCTAATAGGACATATCagtatagatattttttttttggttacgTAGACCTGGTTTTGACGGCACATAAATGATGTCTAAATCCACATAATGTCAAAAACTCCAAGACCAAACACCAAATTACCACCCATGGCTCATTGAAGAAAGCGCATTGAATTGAATTTGGTGTCAATAAAACTGGTAAAATGCAGAACTGAGCTTTAGAAAGCTCCTAGTGTTTCAATATTTAACCTATTTTAGTATTAAGGTGACATATCATTCAAACCTATGATCTCATGAAAACTATCTGACTATCTCACCACTAACCCAATTCTAGTGGCTTAGTTAAAGATTTAGCCCAAACACTCAAGAGGCTACTTGATATACTCCATCATATTCATGGCACGATACCTTATTCCCTTCAAATACcatactaaaagaaaaagagaagtatACTATACTGATGATCATAAACATGATGATTTTGTCCCCCTCTATATTTACAAGATAACAAAAGCTGCCCATATACCATTAGGTGTAGTTCGCTAAGGGTTTGTCTGACAAATTTAGTAAATAAGCTAGCTAAAAGTTTATAAGAAGGCTTACTGAATAAAGATTTGGTAAAACTAGCCATTGAACTAGCTAATAAGTATAGGATGAAAGTTAATTACTGAGCCATAAGTTGAAATTCggtaattttaagataattatcactttccaaattttaatttgtttaacatTATTTGTCATCTTAGAAGAAGAAACACTGATCAACTGATGCCACTGGCCACTCCAATAAACCAAAACTTTAGTTAAACTAATTTGAGAGTCTAATTAAACAGGATCGAGGAAGGCACAAGAAAACATTAGgtactatattaaaaaaataccagTTTTGCTATAGTAGGAGAAAGCattaaatgatcaaattgaaCACAGGAGAAACCAATAAAACCCCCAGGATACTTGTTCAGAATGGAGTAGCTGCTAACACCAAACTTTAAATAAACAACCAGGAAATGAAATCCTCACTTTTAAGTGTTCGTGCGCTTCTTTAACAGTTTTCCCATcgcttttctttttccaattgTGCCCATCTTTTCTGAAATTTCTAAGCATCTTGCGGTCAAATAGTACAATAGTACCACCTgttttacaaacaaaattataatctaACATTAGTAATGATTGGAATCCTATTGGACGCCATATAATTCTCAATAATGCAAACACTTTACTAGTTAGATGCAAAATATTACTCTAGCTAAAATTTCATTCGATAAATCTATGAAGGAAGAATGCCAAAAATTAATCATGGAAGTTTTACACATTGCTTTATGCTCGTAAAACACACACTTGAACAATGCATAAATTTGTGtgtaaaaccttttcttcttttgccTATCTTACTTTTTGTTAAGATGTGCTTCAACAAAAGTGAAAGATCTACATAAAATGCTCAGgagcaagaaaataaaaatgctacatgaaaataacaaaaagaagTTGAGAG
This Vigna angularis cultivar LongXiaoDou No.4 chromosome 4, ASM1680809v1, whole genome shotgun sequence DNA region includes the following protein-coding sequences:
- the LOC108322319 gene encoding calmodulin-binding transcription activator 5 isoform X1, whose protein sequence is MAHDLTGQLVGSEIHGFHTLQDLDVSNTMEEAKGRWLRPNEIHAILCNHKYFKIKAKPVHLPESGTIVLFDRKMLRNFRKDGHNWKKKSDGKTVKEAHEHLKVGNEERIHVYYAHGQDNPTFVRRCYWLLDKNLEHIVLVHYRETREIQLQSSPVTPVNSNSSSVSDPAASWVLAEDLDSGAKSAFSAELNDNLTVKSYEEKLHEINTLEWDDLVVSNVNTSTTSNGGNVLHSYQQNQSLLSGSFDNQVSGTPSAEVPSLGLQSQDSFGTWMNIMSDAPCSIDESALATSISTVREPYLSLVADNQLSSLPEQVFNLTEVSPAWASSTEKTKVLITGYFHSDYQHLAKFNLVCVCGDVSFPVEIVQVGVYRCWVPPHSPGLVNIYLSFDGHKPISHVVNFEYRTPILHDPTASMEEKYNWNEFRLQMRLAHLLFSTDKILDIFSNTVSPNALKEASRFSIKTSFISKSWQFLMKSIDEQTTPFPQVKDSLFEIALKNKLKEWLLERIVVGSKSTEYDAQGQGVLHLCAMLGYSWAISLFSWSGLSLDFRDKFGWTALHWAAYYGMEKMVATLLSAGARPNLVTDPTPKNPGGCTAADLAYTKGYDGLAAYLSEKSLVEQFNDMSLAGNISGTLDTSSTDVVNTQELTEDQLYLKETLAAYRTAAGAAARIQAAYKEHELNLRYKAVELNTPEHQARRIVAAMKIQHAFRKYETKKSNAAAVRIQHRFRTRKIRREFLNMRRQAIKIQAAFRGFQVRRQYKKIIWSVGVLEKAILRWRLKRKGFRGLQVNSAEDGEQEDGVEEEFFRTGLKQAEERVERSVVRVQAMFRSKKAQEEYRRMKLAYSQAKMDLEFEDFLTSEVDMLTDI
- the LOC108322319 gene encoding calmodulin-binding transcription activator 5 isoform X2; translation: MAHDLTGQLVGSEIHGFHTLQDLDVSNTMEEAKGRWLRPNEIHAILCNHKYFKIKAKPVHLPESGTIVLFDRKMLRNFRKDGHNWKKKSDGKTVKEAHEHLKVGNEERIHVYYAHGQDNPTFVRRCYWLLDKNLEHIVLVHYRETREIQLQSSPVTPVNSNSSSVSDPAASWVLAEDLDSGAKSAFSAELNDNLTVKSYEEKLHEINTLEWDDLVVSNVNTSTTSNGGNVLHSYQQNQSLLSGSFDNVSGTPSAEVPSLGLQSQDSFGTWMNIMSDAPCSIDESALATSISTVREPYLSLVADNQLSSLPEQVFNLTEVSPAWASSTEKTKVLITGYFHSDYQHLAKFNLVCVCGDVSFPVEIVQVGVYRCWVPPHSPGLVNIYLSFDGHKPISHVVNFEYRTPILHDPTASMEEKYNWNEFRLQMRLAHLLFSTDKILDIFSNTVSPNALKEASRFSIKTSFISKSWQFLMKSIDEQTTPFPQVKDSLFEIALKNKLKEWLLERIVVGSKSTEYDAQGQGVLHLCAMLGYSWAISLFSWSGLSLDFRDKFGWTALHWAAYYGMEKMVATLLSAGARPNLVTDPTPKNPGGCTAADLAYTKGYDGLAAYLSEKSLVEQFNDMSLAGNISGTLDTSSTDVVNTQELTEDQLYLKETLAAYRTAAGAAARIQAAYKEHELNLRYKAVELNTPEHQARRIVAAMKIQHAFRKYETKKSNAAAVRIQHRFRTRKIRREFLNMRRQAIKIQAAFRGFQVRRQYKKIIWSVGVLEKAILRWRLKRKGFRGLQVNSAEDGEQEDGVEEEFFRTGLKQAEERVERSVVRVQAMFRSKKAQEEYRRMKLAYSQAKMDLEFEDFLTSEVDMLTDI